In Stieleria varia, one genomic interval encodes:
- a CDS encoding ligase-associated DNA damage response exonuclease, with protein MNELLQTTKRGLYCAAGDFYVDPRMPVDRAVVTHAHTDHARWGCRRYLAAKPSEHLLRMRMNDDAEFEFLEYGSSVTINGVGVSFHPAGHMLGSAQVRLEYRGRVAVISGDYKLGADPTCESWQPVKCDLFVTESTFGLPVYRWQPDQEITDSINAWWRESRDAGKCCVLYGYAVGKSQRLLACLDPSIGPIYTHGAVEKGTQAYRDTGVSMPQTTHVGSIAGKQDWKGAMVVAVPSAHGTPWMRKFGRVSTAMASGWMAVRGARRRRSVDRGFVMSDHVDWPSLLAAIQECDPETVWVTHGYSAAVARYLMENGRDAKVIDSNLRTEEDT; from the coding sequence ATGAACGAACTGCTGCAAACAACCAAGCGTGGACTCTACTGCGCGGCAGGCGACTTCTATGTCGATCCACGCATGCCGGTCGATCGCGCCGTGGTCACGCACGCGCACACGGATCACGCTCGCTGGGGATGCCGTCGCTATCTGGCGGCCAAGCCCAGCGAACACTTGCTCAGGATGCGAATGAACGATGACGCCGAGTTCGAGTTTCTCGAGTATGGAAGTTCTGTCACCATCAACGGCGTTGGAGTAAGCTTTCATCCTGCCGGTCACATGCTCGGCTCGGCGCAAGTCCGATTGGAGTACCGCGGCCGCGTCGCAGTCATCAGTGGTGACTACAAACTCGGTGCGGACCCGACCTGCGAAAGCTGGCAGCCTGTCAAATGCGATCTGTTCGTCACGGAATCAACCTTCGGATTACCTGTCTATCGCTGGCAGCCCGATCAAGAAATCACAGACTCGATCAACGCGTGGTGGCGTGAGAGTCGCGATGCGGGGAAATGTTGCGTGCTGTATGGATACGCGGTGGGCAAGAGTCAACGCTTGCTCGCATGTCTCGATCCCAGTATCGGTCCGATCTACACCCACGGCGCGGTCGAAAAAGGCACTCAAGCCTATCGCGACACCGGTGTTTCAATGCCTCAAACCACCCATGTCGGCTCCATCGCCGGCAAACAGGACTGGAAAGGTGCAATGGTTGTCGCAGTACCAAGCGCACACGGGACTCCTTGGATGCGAAAGTTTGGCCGCGTCAGCACGGCGATGGCAAGTGGTTGGATGGCGGTGCGGGGCGCACGTCGCAGACGCAGCGTCGATCGTGGGTTTGTGATGAGCGACCATGTGGACTGGCCGTCGCTACTCGCTGCGATCCAGGAGTGCGACCCAGAAACGGTTTGGGTGACTCATGGATACTCAGCCGCCGTCGCGAGATACCTCATGGAAAACGGACGTGATGCCAAGGTGATCGATTCGAATCTTCGCACGGAAGAAGACACGTAG
- a CDS encoding ATP-dependent DNA ligase gives MLRFTQLYDAIDSTTKTNEKVAALERYFAASPADDAAWATYFLSGNKLRQLVPTKLLRIWAAEEAGIPDWLLDESYHAVGDLAETLSLVVPPGHTNDDASLTHWIEQRLMPLRSLDEVAQRAAVTLIWKQTPARMRLVVMKLITGAFRVGVSKRLVTRAIAAQSGISADVVSHRLMGNWKPTPDFYQRLVDPDVQDTVASQPYPFCLAHPIDIQQGPQTLGSCHDYFAEWKWDGIRGQLIRRSKQTFIWSRGEELMENRWPEIESAAEALSDGTVLDGEILAALPDGEVLPFAQLQRRINRKTVGKKLLSEVPVVFHAFDLLEHNGENTRALPLLERRARLESLLSAIEHPHLRITQLIKGDSWDDWAAIRETSREMNTEGLMLKRKDSVYDVGRVRGTWWKWKVAPYCIDAVLIYAQKGHGKRASLYTDYTFALWDGDLLVPVAKAYSGLDDKEIQQVDRFIRQNTKESFGPVRSVTPQLVMEIAFEGLQKSTRHKSGIATRFPRIARWRHDKKPADANTLQDLLALLP, from the coding sequence ATGCTTCGATTCACACAACTCTACGACGCAATCGACTCGACGACAAAGACCAATGAAAAGGTCGCCGCACTAGAACGCTACTTCGCTGCCTCACCGGCGGACGATGCGGCTTGGGCAACGTATTTCCTTTCAGGAAACAAGTTGCGACAGCTCGTCCCAACGAAACTCCTCAGGATCTGGGCAGCCGAAGAAGCTGGCATACCGGACTGGCTGCTCGACGAGTCGTACCACGCGGTCGGCGATCTGGCAGAAACACTGTCGTTGGTCGTTCCTCCCGGACACACAAACGACGACGCATCACTCACGCATTGGATCGAACAGCGTTTGATGCCGCTGCGCTCGCTGGATGAAGTCGCTCAACGCGCAGCCGTTACTTTGATCTGGAAACAAACGCCGGCACGTATGCGTTTGGTGGTGATGAAACTCATCACGGGTGCCTTCCGCGTCGGAGTCAGCAAACGATTGGTGACACGTGCGATCGCAGCACAGTCAGGCATCTCGGCGGACGTCGTTTCTCACCGATTGATGGGCAATTGGAAACCAACGCCTGATTTTTACCAACGACTAGTCGACCCCGATGTGCAAGACACCGTCGCCAGCCAACCGTATCCGTTTTGCTTGGCCCATCCCATCGATATTCAGCAAGGTCCTCAGACCCTGGGTAGCTGTCATGACTATTTCGCTGAGTGGAAATGGGACGGTATTCGTGGACAATTGATTCGCCGCAGCAAGCAAACTTTCATTTGGTCGCGTGGCGAAGAACTGATGGAAAATCGCTGGCCAGAGATCGAATCGGCGGCCGAAGCATTGTCTGATGGTACCGTTCTCGACGGAGAGATCTTGGCGGCGTTGCCGGATGGCGAAGTCTTGCCGTTCGCGCAACTGCAGCGCCGTATCAATCGAAAAACGGTCGGCAAGAAACTGCTTAGTGAAGTCCCCGTCGTATTTCACGCATTCGATTTGCTGGAGCACAACGGTGAAAACACTCGTGCGTTGCCACTGCTGGAGAGGCGAGCACGATTGGAGAGCCTCCTGTCAGCTATCGAACATCCTCACTTGAGGATCACGCAGTTGATCAAGGGTGATAGCTGGGACGACTGGGCGGCGATACGCGAGACCAGCCGTGAGATGAACACGGAAGGCCTGATGCTGAAACGCAAGGATTCCGTCTACGACGTCGGGCGAGTTCGCGGAACGTGGTGGAAATGGAAGGTCGCACCGTACTGCATCGACGCGGTTCTGATCTACGCACAAAAAGGACATGGTAAACGAGCGAGTTTGTATACCGATTACACGTTCGCCTTATGGGATGGCGACCTGCTGGTTCCGGTGGCCAAAGCTTACAGCGGACTGGATGACAAGGAGATCCAACAAGTCGATCGATTCATTCGCCAAAATACAAAAGAGTCCTTTGGTCCCGTCCGCAGCGTGACACCCCAATTGGTCATGGAGATTGCCTTTGAAGGGTTACAAAAATCAACGCGACACAAAAGCGGAATCGCGACGCGTTTTCCCCGTATCGCCCGCTGGAGACACGACAAAAAGCCCGCCGACGCCAACACGCTACAAGACCTCCTCGCGCTCCTCCCGTAA
- a CDS encoding ligase-associated DNA damage response DEXH box helicase, which produces MPTETKPPTPVQIVDRYFESTGRKPFRFQRDAWRAYQNGHSGLVHSATGTGKTLAVWIGPLLKWIRENPDRSQWNPKHPPPLKVLWVTPLRALAGDTENSLRQPLDALEIPWRLESRTGDSKASVKARQLKRLPTAMITTPESLSLMLTHEKLLSQLSGLEAVVVDEWHELLGTKRGVQTELALARLRRLNPLLRTWGVSATLGNLDQALESLVGLNPPTESQIVRGYTKKKLKLESVIPKRVDRFPWSGHIGTKMVPQVAELIESVNSTLVFANTRSQTEIWYQQILQQRPEWAGQIAIHHGSLDTSVRRWVEDGLRNGSLRAVVCTSSLDLGVDFTAVDLVVQIGSPKGAARLLQRAGRSGHQPDAISRLAFVPTNAIELIELAAAQDAIKAGHLEARPMLNQPLDVLAQHAITVAIGGGFESRELLDEIRTTVAYQTVTDQEWQWVLDFVVRGGNSLTAYPDFHCVKIVDGRYQLTDRRMITNHRMNIGTIVSDAAMQVKFQKGKTLGTAEESFLSKLNAGDRFLFAGRLVSMLRIRDNVAYVKLAKGKPDTVPRWMGGRMPLSTELSAALREKISEAAEGKLIGREMKSLRGLLELQQRWSSIPKSDELLIEKIKTRDGYQIFVFPFEGRLVHEGLAALLAYRISRFKATSFSMACNDHGFVLQSPHDIDIATAISRGVLRTKDLIDDILQCMNSTEMAKRQFRQIARVAGLIQPGYPGQRKTASHLQASSNLFFDVFTQYDPENLLLVQSRREVLDFQLEANRMRSALQRISDSRIVIEMPERVTPLAFPLLVDKLRERVSSETLADRIARMQAELEQAASA; this is translated from the coding sequence ATGCCTACAGAAACCAAACCGCCGACGCCTGTTCAGATCGTGGATCGATACTTCGAATCCACCGGGCGTAAGCCATTTCGCTTTCAGCGTGATGCCTGGCGTGCTTATCAAAACGGTCACAGTGGTTTGGTTCATTCGGCAACCGGCACCGGCAAAACACTCGCCGTTTGGATCGGCCCACTGCTGAAATGGATTCGTGAAAACCCCGATCGTTCCCAATGGAACCCCAAACACCCGCCGCCGCTGAAGGTCTTGTGGGTGACACCTCTACGTGCTCTTGCTGGAGACACGGAGAACTCATTGCGTCAACCTTTGGACGCGTTGGAAATCCCATGGCGATTGGAATCGAGAACGGGCGACAGCAAGGCAAGCGTGAAAGCTCGCCAGTTGAAGCGGCTGCCGACGGCGATGATCACAACGCCGGAGAGTTTGTCCCTGATGTTGACTCACGAAAAACTACTGAGTCAACTGTCGGGGTTGGAGGCCGTGGTCGTCGATGAATGGCATGAACTGCTGGGAACCAAACGCGGCGTCCAGACCGAACTGGCACTCGCACGGCTGCGACGACTCAATCCTCTGCTACGCACCTGGGGAGTCTCTGCAACACTCGGCAATCTGGATCAAGCCCTGGAGTCTCTCGTCGGTCTCAATCCTCCCACTGAGAGTCAGATCGTCCGTGGCTACACAAAGAAGAAACTGAAACTGGAATCTGTGATTCCCAAACGTGTGGATCGGTTTCCTTGGTCAGGGCACATCGGCACCAAAATGGTTCCTCAAGTCGCTGAGCTGATCGAGAGTGTCAACAGCACATTGGTTTTTGCTAACACACGTTCGCAGACGGAAATCTGGTATCAACAAATCTTGCAGCAACGTCCAGAGTGGGCTGGTCAGATTGCCATCCACCATGGTTCGCTTGACACGTCTGTACGACGTTGGGTGGAAGACGGACTGCGCAATGGCTCGCTGCGTGCGGTCGTCTGCACCAGCAGCCTGGACCTCGGTGTGGATTTCACCGCGGTGGACTTGGTGGTCCAGATCGGCAGCCCCAAAGGCGCGGCGAGATTGCTGCAACGTGCGGGCCGCAGCGGCCATCAACCCGATGCCATCAGCCGGCTCGCGTTCGTGCCCACCAATGCCATCGAGTTGATCGAGCTGGCGGCGGCTCAGGATGCGATCAAAGCAGGACATTTGGAAGCACGTCCGATGCTGAATCAACCGCTCGATGTGCTTGCTCAACATGCAATCACCGTCGCCATCGGTGGTGGATTCGAGTCTCGCGAGCTGCTGGACGAGATTCGAACCACCGTGGCCTATCAAACGGTAACCGATCAAGAATGGCAATGGGTGTTGGATTTTGTTGTTCGTGGCGGCAATTCGTTGACTGCGTATCCTGACTTCCACTGCGTGAAGATCGTCGACGGTCGCTACCAACTGACGGACCGCCGTATGATCACCAATCACCGAATGAACATTGGAACGATCGTCTCCGACGCCGCCATGCAGGTCAAATTTCAAAAGGGAAAAACGCTCGGCACCGCCGAAGAAAGCTTCTTGTCGAAACTAAATGCTGGCGATCGCTTTCTTTTCGCAGGTCGGCTCGTCTCGATGCTCCGAATCCGAGACAATGTTGCATATGTAAAACTTGCCAAAGGAAAACCAGATACGGTTCCGCGGTGGATGGGCGGACGGATGCCGCTATCGACGGAATTGAGCGCCGCGCTGCGAGAAAAAATCTCTGAGGCCGCCGAAGGAAAGCTGATCGGTCGTGAGATGAAATCTCTGAGGGGACTGCTGGAGTTGCAACAACGCTGGAGTAGTATTCCCAAATCCGACGAGCTGTTGATTGAAAAAATCAAGACTCGAGACGGTTACCAGATCTTCGTTTTCCCGTTTGAAGGTCGCCTCGTTCACGAAGGCCTCGCTGCGTTATTGGCCTATCGAATTTCTCGCTTCAAAGCGACCTCGTTTTCGATGGCCTGCAACGATCACGGTTTTGTCCTCCAGTCTCCGCACGATATCGACATTGCGACTGCAATCAGCCGAGGCGTGTTGCGAACCAAGGACTTGATCGACGACATCTTGCAGTGCATGAATTCGACGGAAATGGCAAAGCGACAGTTTCGTCAAATTGCTCGCGTCGCTGGACTGATTCAGCCCGGCTACCCCGGACAACGAAAAACAGCCAGCCATCTGCAAGCCAGCAGCAATTTGTTCTTTGACGTTTTTACGCAATACGATCCAGAGAACCTTCTGTTGGTGCAAAGCCGGAGGGAGGTCTTGGATTTTCAACTGGAAGCGAACCGGATGCGATCCGCTCTGCAGCGAATTTCCGACAGCCGTATCGTGATTGAAATGCCTGAGAGAGTGACGCCACTGGCGTTTCCACTGTTGGTCGATAAGCTGAGAGAGCGAGTCAGCAGTGAGACGCTCGCTGATCGCATTGCACGAATGCAAGCGGAGCTCGAACAAGCCGCGTCGGCATGA
- the pdeM gene encoding ligase-associated DNA damage response endonuclease PdeM, with protein MPDSIDIQLADNTFTLYADRGLFWPAQSILFVADTHFGKEATFRRGGIPVPVGTTDATLATIARMLHRTNANRLCVLGDMFHAKSSIAAHVCESLLRFFEQFHNVEVMLVRGNHDLRVGALPISWPITVIDPGIRIRNVALGHHPADREAEFPSACELYLCGHIHPAIQVSSRIDRLGKRPCFWHSRGQVVLPAIGDFTGTHVIKPSAGDTTWVVAENEIFRHPCHRR; from the coding sequence GTGCCCGACTCCATTGATATCCAACTCGCGGACAACACGTTCACGCTCTACGCAGATCGCGGGCTTTTCTGGCCTGCCCAGTCGATTCTGTTCGTTGCGGATACTCATTTCGGCAAAGAGGCCACGTTTCGTCGTGGTGGCATTCCGGTTCCCGTGGGCACGACCGATGCAACGCTAGCAACGATCGCTCGGATGCTGCATCGGACCAACGCGAATCGGCTCTGTGTTCTCGGAGACATGTTTCATGCAAAATCATCCATTGCTGCACACGTTTGCGAATCATTGCTGCGTTTTTTTGAGCAGTTCCACAACGTCGAGGTGATGCTCGTTCGTGGTAATCATGATCTTCGAGTGGGAGCGTTGCCAATCTCGTGGCCGATCACGGTCATTGACCCCGGAATCAGGATCCGGAACGTGGCCCTGGGACATCACCCCGCCGACCGCGAAGCTGAATTTCCCTCTGCCTGCGAGCTCTACCTTTGCGGGCACATCCATCCGGCGATCCAAGTCTCATCGCGAATAGATCGATTGGGAAAACGGCCATGCTTCTGGCACTCACGCGGTCAAGTCGTACTGCCTGCTATTGGCGATTTCACCGGCACCCACGTCATCAAACCATCCGCTGGCGATACAACATGGGTGGTCGCGGAAAACGAAATATTCCGACATCCCTGTCATCGACGATGA
- a CDS encoding alpha-amylase family glycosyl hydrolase has translation MNALDQLGIQTRPAGVGPIHLDQGIAFRVWAPNADAVSVVGSFNDWDGDVNPMEREDNGHWFAWVENAEMGAEYKYRIRNGENTFDRIDPRVRAVTNSVGVGLVHDPEFDWDGDDFQMPHWNELVIYEAHLGTFNRSEEDQPGGFATFSQRFDHLKKLGINAIQIMPVAEFAGDYSWGYNPAHIYAVESAYGGPAAFKQFVKDAHAAGFAVILDVVYNHFGPSDLDIWQFDGWSENGKGGIYFYNDYRSTTPWGETRPDYGRGEVRSYLRDNAMMWLQDYHVDGLRYDMTLYIRSIDASGEHEIPEGWGLTQWINREISNFKPSAITIAEDLQNNAYLTKSDIEGGAGFATQWDASFVHPVRDVIIQSDDAGRDMNKIRDALYHCYNGDPFQRVIYTESHDEVANGKSRVPSEVDEAAPDNWYAQKRATLGLALTMTAPGIPMLFQGQEFLEDGWFQDVDELDWEKADEHSGIIKLTSKLIQLRLNRDGNTRGMIGRHIDVFHLNHHDKVVAFRRWCDGGAGDDCVVIINFANQHYEQYDFGLPAAGKWIRRFSSDRKIYSVDFGGNASGDIDAIDEPHDGQACRGRIELPPYTALIYSQTR, from the coding sequence ATGAATGCTCTCGACCAACTTGGAATCCAGACGCGGCCCGCAGGCGTCGGGCCGATTCATCTCGATCAGGGAATTGCCTTTCGTGTTTGGGCTCCCAATGCCGACGCAGTGAGCGTCGTCGGATCGTTTAATGATTGGGACGGGGACGTGAATCCGATGGAGCGGGAGGACAACGGCCACTGGTTCGCATGGGTCGAGAATGCCGAAATGGGTGCTGAGTACAAGTATCGAATCCGCAATGGCGAGAACACCTTTGATCGAATCGATCCTCGGGTTCGCGCAGTCACCAACTCCGTCGGTGTCGGCCTGGTCCATGATCCTGAATTTGATTGGGATGGTGATGACTTTCAGATGCCGCACTGGAACGAACTGGTCATTTACGAAGCGCACCTGGGGACGTTCAATCGCTCGGAAGAGGATCAGCCGGGTGGATTTGCGACTTTTTCTCAGCGTTTCGATCATCTGAAAAAGCTAGGAATCAATGCCATTCAAATCATGCCGGTCGCGGAGTTCGCGGGCGATTATTCGTGGGGATACAACCCGGCGCACATCTACGCCGTCGAAAGTGCGTACGGTGGTCCCGCCGCGTTCAAGCAATTTGTCAAAGACGCACATGCGGCGGGATTTGCGGTCATCCTTGATGTTGTTTACAACCACTTCGGACCGTCCGATCTCGATATCTGGCAGTTCGACGGGTGGAGCGAAAATGGCAAGGGCGGCATTTACTTCTACAACGATTACCGTAGTACAACCCCGTGGGGCGAAACACGACCGGACTATGGCCGGGGTGAAGTACGGTCCTATCTTCGCGACAACGCAATGATGTGGCTGCAGGACTATCACGTCGATGGTTTGCGTTATGACATGACGCTCTACATTCGCAGCATCGACGCCAGCGGCGAGCATGAGATCCCAGAAGGCTGGGGATTGACCCAGTGGATCAATCGTGAGATCAGCAACTTCAAACCGTCCGCGATCACGATCGCGGAGGACTTGCAGAACAACGCCTACCTCACCAAGTCTGACATCGAGGGAGGTGCAGGTTTTGCCACGCAATGGGATGCCAGCTTTGTTCATCCGGTTCGTGACGTGATCATTCAGTCGGATGATGCCGGCCGTGACATGAACAAGATCCGAGACGCTCTCTATCACTGCTACAACGGAGACCCCTTCCAACGCGTTATCTATACGGAGTCACACGACGAAGTTGCCAATGGGAAGTCTCGCGTGCCGAGTGAAGTCGACGAGGCCGCTCCAGACAACTGGTACGCTCAAAAGCGAGCCACGCTGGGACTGGCATTGACCATGACTGCACCAGGAATTCCGATGCTCTTTCAAGGTCAGGAATTCCTAGAAGACGGTTGGTTTCAAGATGTCGATGAACTTGATTGGGAAAAGGCAGACGAGCATTCAGGGATCATCAAGCTCACCTCAAAATTGATCCAACTGCGTCTCAATCGGGATGGCAATACAAGGGGGATGATAGGGCGGCACATCGATGTCTTTCACCTCAATCACCACGACAAAGTGGTTGCCTTTCGACGTTGGTGTGACGGAGGTGCGGGAGACGATTGCGTCGTCATCATTAACTTCGCTAACCAACACTACGAGCAATACGATTTTGGTTTGCCCGCCGCTGGCAAATGGATCCGCCGCTTCAGCAGCGATCGAAAGATCTACAGTGTTGATTTTGGTGGAAACGCGAGTGGCGACATCGATGCGATTGATGAACCCCATGATGGTCAAGCGTGTCGAGGGCGTATCGAGTTGCCACCGTACACAGCACTCATCTACTCCCAAACGCGGTAA
- a CDS encoding AI-2E family transporter, with the protein MTKTSSYRIPVDLTRAICITAILVALSAAFVLAREIVLILFLGVLFGVFLTKLSGWVSGKAPLGYKGSLASVVIALLVMFAGANAFFFVQINHQVEKASEKIDEGMMELRSLVKEYPVLDSTVASTPFLSEAMGMNQEKNSSQQTSAKESDSKSDDGKNDDGKSESTDKAGLQLDSVPEPVSKAAGAIGQMFKTTFGLVVNSVLIFFVGLFLAISPSTYRDGLVCLVPKPRRPRITEVLDRTGVTLWRWLIGRFGSMLATGGGAFLLLLALGVPMAGTLGIITALLTFIPNIGAAVALFLAVLFALPQGTGVVTAVIGGYMVLQLFESYVVTPLIQQKAVSLPPALLISFQAVMGVLFGFTGAAVASPLLAGGKTIVEMLYVEDYLESD; encoded by the coding sequence TTGACCAAAACGTCCTCCTATCGCATTCCGGTCGATTTGACCCGAGCGATTTGCATCACCGCCATTCTCGTCGCCTTGAGTGCAGCTTTCGTGCTCGCTCGAGAGATCGTCTTGATCCTCTTCCTTGGCGTTCTGTTTGGAGTCTTTCTCACGAAACTTTCTGGCTGGGTCAGCGGCAAAGCTCCCTTGGGCTACAAAGGATCTCTTGCAAGTGTGGTGATTGCCCTGCTGGTCATGTTTGCGGGCGCCAACGCCTTCTTTTTCGTTCAGATCAATCACCAAGTCGAAAAGGCGAGCGAAAAGATCGATGAGGGGATGATGGAGCTGAGAAGCCTTGTCAAGGAATATCCGGTACTCGATTCGACAGTTGCTTCCACGCCCTTTCTGTCCGAAGCCATGGGAATGAATCAGGAGAAGAACTCGTCTCAGCAAACGTCAGCTAAGGAAAGCGATTCGAAAAGCGATGACGGGAAAAATGATGATGGGAAAAGCGAGAGCACTGACAAAGCGGGCTTGCAGCTTGACAGCGTACCTGAACCGGTTTCGAAGGCCGCCGGAGCCATCGGGCAAATGTTCAAGACGACGTTTGGGTTGGTCGTCAACAGTGTGCTGATCTTCTTTGTCGGTCTTTTCCTCGCGATCTCACCGAGCACCTACCGCGATGGCTTGGTTTGTCTGGTTCCTAAGCCACGACGCCCGCGGATCACCGAGGTCCTCGATCGTACTGGGGTCACTCTTTGGCGATGGCTTATTGGGCGCTTCGGATCAATGCTGGCCACGGGAGGTGGTGCCTTTCTGCTGCTACTGGCCCTCGGGGTACCAATGGCCGGTACGCTCGGGATCATTACCGCTCTGCTGACTTTCATTCCGAACATTGGCGCGGCAGTCGCGTTGTTCCTGGCCGTTTTGTTCGCGCTGCCCCAGGGGACCGGCGTGGTTACCGCCGTGATCGGTGGCTACATGGTCTTGCAACTTTTTGAGAGTTACGTCGTCACGCCATTGATCCAGCAAAAAGCTGTATCGCTGCCACCAGCCCTGCTGATCTCGTTCCAAGCGGTCATGGGCGTGCTTTTTGGGTTTACTGGAGCCGCCGTTGCGTCGCCGCTATTGGCCGGAGGAAAAACGATCGTCGAGATGTTGTACGTCGAAGACTACTTGGAATCGGATTGA
- a CDS encoding efflux RND transporter periplasmic adaptor subunit, with protein MKCLIPVLAIVALVGCTPERSPDTDTPPPPPGVLVEPATARDIIDFREFTGRTAAVDSVELRARVSGYLRQTPRTKGNVESELQVKVDEGMLVKENDLLFVIDRKPYQLALQQSQGALDAAKAKLKQANKDLSRSEQLLDRNATSRAEYDQSIAAVADLQGQIETLKATVARNELDLDYTQVRSPIDGLLGRTLVTVGNLVSADSTILSTVVSINPIYVDFDVDEQSVLDYRTRMLDGKVDNARKTKIKAWLGLGNESGFPHEGVIDFVNNVTDPNTGNTRVRATFENETGILSPGLFARVRVPFTAKYKATLVPSNSIAMDQQGRHVMVVRDDNEVSRRSVTLGPIRDDMTVVRDGIQAGERVVISGLQKIRPGIKVRVENEPSGSTKNSDSSEDVGDGA; from the coding sequence ATGAAGTGTTTGATTCCCGTCCTTGCGATCGTGGCGCTGGTCGGTTGCACGCCAGAGCGCTCGCCAGATACTGATACGCCCCCACCGCCTCCGGGCGTCCTCGTGGAACCGGCAACGGCCCGCGACATCATCGACTTTCGAGAATTCACGGGCCGAACAGCGGCGGTCGATTCAGTGGAACTACGTGCACGCGTGAGCGGATATCTGCGGCAAACGCCCCGAACAAAAGGCAATGTCGAGTCGGAGCTACAGGTCAAAGTCGACGAGGGGATGCTGGTCAAGGAGAACGACCTGCTCTTTGTCATCGATCGCAAGCCCTATCAGCTCGCATTGCAGCAATCACAGGGGGCATTGGATGCGGCGAAAGCCAAGCTGAAACAGGCCAACAAAGATCTGTCTCGAAGCGAGCAGCTCTTGGATCGCAATGCCACCAGTCGGGCGGAGTACGATCAGTCCATCGCTGCGGTCGCCGATCTGCAAGGTCAGATCGAAACGCTCAAAGCGACTGTAGCCCGCAACGAGTTGGATCTCGACTACACGCAAGTTCGCTCACCCATCGACGGCTTGCTGGGTCGGACGCTGGTGACGGTTGGCAATTTGGTTTCCGCAGATTCAACGATCCTGTCGACCGTGGTCTCGATCAACCCCATCTATGTCGATTTCGATGTGGATGAACAGTCTGTTCTCGACTACCGCACCAGAATGCTCGATGGAAAAGTTGACAACGCTCGTAAGACAAAGATCAAGGCTTGGCTGGGCTTGGGAAACGAATCTGGTTTTCCTCATGAAGGCGTGATCGATTTTGTCAACAATGTTACCGACCCGAATACGGGAAACACGCGAGTTCGTGCGACCTTTGAGAATGAGACCGGGATTCTGTCACCCGGTTTGTTTGCTCGTGTCAGGGTTCCATTCACTGCAAAGTACAAAGCGACTCTTGTGCCGTCCAATTCCATCGCAATGGACCAACAGGGACGTCACGTGATGGTCGTCCGTGACGACAACGAAGTTTCACGACGGTCTGTGACGCTGGGGCCCATCCGAGACGACATGACGGTCGTTCGCGATGGCATTCAAGCCGGTGAGCGAGTCGTCATATCGGGTCTGCAAAAGATTCGTCCTGGAATAAAAGTGCGAGTGGAAAATGAGCCGTCCGGATCGACCAAGAACTCAGACTCAAGTGAAGACGTCGGTGACGGAGCATGA